The following are from one region of the Anabas testudineus chromosome 2, fAnaTes1.2, whole genome shotgun sequence genome:
- the raph1b gene encoding ras-associated and pleckstrin homology domains-containing protein 1b isoform X1, whose amino-acid sequence MEQVSDDELDHGAEEDSDKEDQDLDKMFGAWLGELDKLTQSLDDGRPQKTLQKPPLRQETNIANFSYRFSMYNINEALNQGETVDLDALMADLCSIEQELSTISKPNSTSRGQSKGQQSAPGGRSASTKHIGTSGGGSSGGSTSSSTRASPANTVRGGSINTRPAASNISLDDITSQLEKASLSMDEAARQTTSSSSSSASSFSSTTLRRPSSGSSGGGQHRRTGSVGTVSEQEAASQRSSVNSACASASSMDSLDIDKVTTGGEVEGQSSPSTQGQNQTSTEHVTLRRANSKPARRQLDFTSREGEVDRATHSYLDRETSLILKSIAGKPSHLLTKEEQAAKLKAEKIRVALEKIKEAQVKKLVIRVHMSDESSKTMMVDERQTVRQVLDSLLDKSHCGYSPDWSLVETINELQMERIFEDHENLVENLLNWTRDSHNKLMFIERIEKYALFKNPQNYLLGRKETSEMADRNKEALLEECFCGGSVSVPEIEGVLWLKEDGKKSWKKRYFLLRASGIYYVPKGKAKASRDLVCFLQLDHVNVYYGQDYRSKYKAPTDYCLALKHPQIQKKSQYIKYLCCDDVRTLHQWVNGIRIAKYGKQLYVNYQEAMKRTEAAYDWSSLSTSSIRSGSSSASIPESQSNHSGHSDSGVDTGSSHGRSQSVVSSIFSEAWKRGTQIEENTKMRMEASRGATLPHSSHSQRHHSQHSVDHVALTPSPQPQVQPQPHQQHPPRPQSQPQPQPHQQHPPHAQPQPHQQYPPQPQPQPHQQYSPQPQPHQQYSPQPQPHPQYPPSPLSQPHPQYPQPPQSQPHQQYSPQSQPQSQPQSQPQSQTYQQLPSMLPQTPTHPQHHHLPPQPPSPQQTPQPPLQSPQCPQQPPQSPQQQQPHSISSYNRVPPQQEQVSPPPPPPPPPPPPPPPPLPPAQMVSHHSPALTMYKYSTITRLQNQKAADHRRLPSHLHATAQQVLPPAPTPPAAQVSVKPNVNHIAARTNVPPPPPPPPPPSMPTPGSAMAVLKLGPPSPATPPAFIPPPPMPPPAPQTNGLAFPPPPPPPPPPPAPAPMSQPVYPNGLKQALKERFPSPPRDLLSPNGDLEESPPPAPAPPPPPPPPPPPPPPPPPPQQFPVPAQFPPPPPAPPKTFNPGFLPHTAPKPVSPVTPFPPAPPSAGLGGPAPPPPPPPPPPCTPQEAVQPPDRPDL is encoded by the exons atggaGCAGGTATCAGATGATGAGTTGGACCATGGAGCAGAGGAGGACAGCGATAAGGAGGACCAAGACCTGGACAAGATGTTTGGAGCCTGGCTGGGAGAGCTGGACAAGCTCACACAG AGTCTCGATGATGGCAGGCCACAGAAGACACTGCAGAAGCCTCCTCTCAGGCAGGAGACAAACATAGCAAACTTCTCCTACCGATTCTCGATGTATAACATAAATG AGGCGTTGAACCAAGGAGAAACGGTAGACTTGGATGCCCTGATGGCCGACCTGTGCTCCATCGAACAGGAGCTCAGCACCATTTCCAAACCAAACTCCACATCTCGCGGCCAGAGCAAAGGCCAGCAGAGCGCCCCTGGGGGGCGCAGTGCTAGTACCAAACACATAGGCACAAGTGGAGGGGGGAGTAGCGGAG GAAGCACCAGTAGCAGTACACGGGCATCACCAGCCAACACAGTACGAGGCGGCAGCATCAACACCCGCCCTGCGGCCTCCAACATCTCCTTGGATGACATCACCTCTCAGCTGGAGAAGGCGTCTCTCAGCATGGATGAAGCGGCTCGTCAGAcaacctcttcttcttcttcctccgcATCTTCATTCTCCTCCACCACGCTCCGGCGGCCTTCATCAGGTTCCTCCGGCGGTGGTCAGCACCGCAGGACGGGCTCTGTGGGCACAGTGAGTGAGCAGGAAGCTGCGTCACAGCGGTCCAGTGTAAATTCAGCATGTGCTTCAGCGTCCAGCATGGACTCCCTGGATATTGATAAAGTTACGAcgggaggagaggtggagggcCAAAGCAGCCCGAGCACACAAGGACAAAACCAGACCAGCACAGag CATGTAACACTGAGACGCGCCAACAGTAAGCCAGCCAGGCGGCAGCTTGACTTCACCTCTCGAGAGGGTGAAGTGGATCGGGCCACT CACTCCTATCTGGACCGAGAAACCTCGCTCATTCTGAAAAGCATAGCTGGAAAGCCTTCTCACCTCCTGACCAAG GAGGAGCAAGCTGCCAAATTGAAGGCAGAGAAGATCCGAGTCGCTCTGGAGAAAATCAAGGAGGCACAGGTCAAAAAG ctgGTGATCAGGGTCCACATGTCAGACGAGAGCTCCAAGACCATGATGGTGGACGAGCGGCAGACGGTCAGGCAGGTGCTGGACAGCCTGCTGGATAAGTCACACTGTGGCTACAGCCCCGACTGGTCTCTTGTGGAAACCATCAATGAGCTACAGATGG AGCGTATCTTTGAGGATCATGAGAACTTGGTGGAGAATCTATTAAACTGGACCCGGGACAGCCACAACAAGCTGATGTTCATCGAACGCATCGAGAAATATGCTCTTTTCAAGAACCCTCAG AACTATTTGTTGGGGCGGAAGGAGACATCAGAAATGGCTGACAGGAATAAAGAAGCTTTGTTAGAG GAGTGTTTCTGTGGTGGCTCGGTGTCTGTGCCAGAGATTGAGGGTGTCCTGTGGCTCAAAGAGGATGGGAAGAAGTCCTGGAAGAAGCGTTACTTCCTCCTCAGGGCTTCAGGGATCTACTATGTCCCCAAGGGCAAAGCCAAG GCGTCCAGAGATCTCGTGTGCTTCCTGCAGTTGGACCATGTTAACGTGTACTACGGCCAGGACTACCGCAGCAAATACAAGGCTCCCACTGACTACTGCCTGGCCCTGAAG CATCCACAAATCCAGAAGAAGTCCCAGTACATCAAGTATCTGTGCTGCGACGATGTCAGGACGCTGCACCAATGGGTGAATGGAATTCGCATTGCCAAG TATGGGAAGCAGCTATATGTAAACTACCAGGAAGCCATGAAGAGGACAGAGGCGGCCTATGATTGgtcctctctctctacctccaGCATCCGATCAGGCTCCAGCTCTGCCAGCATACCAG AGTCTCAGTCTAATCATTCAGGCCACTCAGACAGTGGAGTGGACACAGGCTCCTCTCATGGCCGGTCCCAGAGTGTTGTGAGCTCCATTTTCTCTGAGGCCTGGAAGAGAGGTACCCAGATTGAGGAGAACACCAAG ATGAGAATGGAGGCATCCAGGGGGGCAACACTGCCACATAGTTCACACAGTCAAAGGCATCACAGCCAGCATTCAGTTGACCATGTAGCCCTGACGCCCTCTCCCCAGCCACAGGTGCAGCCCCAGCCCCACCAACAACACCCACCACGGCCTCAGTCCCAGCCCCAGCCTCAGCCTCACCAACAACACCCACCCCATGCCCAGCCCCAGCCTCACCAACAGTACCCCCCACAGCCCCAGCCCCAGCCTCACCAACAGTACTCCCCACAGCCCCAGCCTCACCAACAGTACTCCCCACAGCCCCAGCCACACCCACAGTACCCCCCATCGCCCCTGTCCCAGCCTCACCCACAGTACCCCCAACCGCCCCAGTCCCAGCCTCACCAACAGTACTCCCCACAGTCCCAGCCCCAGTCCCAGCCCCAGTCCCAGCCCCAGTCCCAAACATACCAACAGCTGCCATCAATGCTGCCCCAGACACCAACCCATCCTCAACACCACCACCTGCCTCCCCAGCCTCCATCTCCTCAGCAGACCCCGCAACCACCGCTGCAGTCACCTCAGTGCCCTCAGCAGCCACCACAGtctccacagcagcaacagccaCACTCCATCAGCAGCTACAACCGCGTGCCCCCACAGCAGGAACAGGTGTCACCTccgccaccaccacctccaccgccacctcctccccctcccccacctCTGCCCCCAGCTCAGATGGTTTCGCACCACTCACCGGCTCTCACTATGTACAAGTACAGCACCATCACCAGGCTGCAGAACCAGAAGGCTGCCGATCACCGCAGGTTGCCCAGTCACCTCCATGCAACAGCTCAGCAAGTTCTACCCCCAGCTCCAACACCACCTGCAGCTCAGGTGTCCGTCAAACCCAATGTGAATCACATTGCAGCAAGGACTAATGTCCCaccaccccctccacctcctcctccgccaTCTATGCCAACCCCTGGATCAGCTATGGCTGTGTTAAAGCTGGGCCCTCCCAGCCCTGCTACCCCGCCTGCCTTCATTCCTCCACCTCCCAtgcctccacctgctccacagACCAATGGATTAGcatttcctccacctcctcctccccctccacctccacccgcGCCTGCTCCCATGAGCCAGCCTGTTTACCCCAACGGGCTGAAGCAGGCACTGAAGGAAAGGTTTCCCAGCCCTCCACGGGATCTCTTGTCCCCTAATGGTGACCTGGAGGAGTCCCCACCTCCTGCCCCTGCtccaccacccccacctcctccacctccgcccccaccaccacctcctcctcctccccagcAGTTCCCTGTG